The nucleotide window CGGCGTGGAGTACTACGACGCGCCGGCCGTCCGCCGGATCACCCGCGCCGCGGCGGAGCACGACTACGGCCTGGCGTCGCTCATCGTCGGCGTCGTGAAGAGCACGCCGTTCCAGATGCGGCTGGCCAGGACGGACGCGGCCGCCAACTGAACGCGGAAGAAGAATCAGAGAAAACGGCTCGCTGATCAGGAGTAGCTGTCATGTTCATCACCAAGACCGCGTTGCCTCGTCGGACGTTCCTCCGCGGGATGGGGGTCACCCTCGGTCTGCCGCTGCTCGACGCGATGGTGCCGGCCGCCTCGGCGCTGGCGAATACGGCGGCCAAACCGGTCCGGCGTCTCGGCTTCGTCTACATCCCGAACGGGGCGGTGATGACCCACTGGCAGCCGGAGGGTGACGGCGCGCTCGACGAGCTGTCGCCCACGCTGAGCCCGCTCGCGCCGTTCCAGGACCAGGTCATCGTCCCGATCGGCCTGAGCCAGAAGCAGGCCGAGGCGCTCGGCGACGGCAACGGCGAGCACTCCCGGGCCGGGACCGTGTGGCTGAGCGGCGTCCACCCGAAGGAGACCGAGGGCGCCGACGTCCGCAACGGCATCACGGCGGACCAGATCGCCGCGCAGCACATCGGCGGCGACACGCCGCTGCGGTCGCTCGAGCTGGCGATGGAGCAGACCTACCTCATCGGCAACTGCGACAACGGCTACAGTTGCGTCTACACGAACAGCATCTCCTGGCGGACGGCGACGACGCCGAACCCGCACGAGACGAATCCGCGCATCGTCTTCCAGCGGATGTTCGGCGACGGCGGCACGCGCGAGGAGCGTCTGGCGCAGGTGCAGGAGGATCGCAGCATCCTCGACTGGGTGACCGCCGACATCGCGCATCTGCAGAAGAAGCTCGGCCCGTCGGACCG belongs to Acidobacteriota bacterium and includes:
- a CDS encoding DUF1552 domain-containing protein produces the protein MFITKTALPRRTFLRGMGVTLGLPLLDAMVPAASALANTAAKPVRRLGFVYIPNGAVMTHWQPEGDGALDELSPTLSPLAPFQDQVIVPIGLSQKQAEALGDGNGEHSRAGTVWLSGVHPKETEGADVRNGITADQIAAQHIGGDTPLRSLELAMEQTYLIGNCDNGYSCVYTNSISWRTATTPNPHETNPRIVFQRMFGDGGTREERLAQVQEDRSILDWVTADIAHLQKKLGPSDRSSVNEYLDSVREVERRLQVAERQGRESVLELPDRPVGAPESYDEHARLMFDLVALAFRADITRVFVLTLGKEQTNRAYPELGVNGAHHAVSHHQHDPLKFEQGHKINQYHIGLTAHFLKALKATPDGEGNLLDHSLVLHGGGISDANEHSHIDLPLVLVGGAGGVKGGKILRHSKDTPMNNLLLAMLERAGVQTDKFGDATGRLPLEPLSGV